Proteins co-encoded in one Juglans regia cultivar Chandler chromosome 16, Walnut 2.0, whole genome shotgun sequence genomic window:
- the LOC108998813 gene encoding 65-kDa microtubule-associated protein 6-like gives MLAIGIGSPTTIMRNGTNCNVLLKELQQIWNDIGESEAEKDRMLLELERECLEVYRRKVEEAANAKARLHHSVAAKEAELATLMAALGELNLHSPIQAERSASLKEKLASVTPLVEELKMKKEERMKQFADTKAQIEKISGEISGYNHFNNGMIRTLELDEQDFSQRKLTEYQTHLHTLQKEKSDRLHKVLENVNEVHSLCGVLGLDFGQTVSDVHPSLHGTSIEQSTNVSNSTLEGLEQAIAKLKIERKARILKLKDIVASLLELWNLMDSPKEEKNSFSRITSILGSLETEITEPGVLSTEIIEQASAEVQRLTKLKASRMKELVMKKRLELEEICRMTHIEPDTSTAAEKSSALIDSGLVDPSELLANIEAQIARTKQEALSRKEIMDRIDRWLSACEEENWLEDYNQDENRYNAGRGAHINLKRAERARVAVNKIPAMVENLIHKTLAWEDEKNMFFLYDGVRLVSILEEYKLTRQQKEEEKKRHRDQKKLQDLLLTEKESIYGSKPSPRKSNSFRKPNGYRANGNGSMTPTPRRNSVGSGTPELLTPRSYSGRQNGYFKEMRRLSTAPLNFVALSKEDTMSYASVCGSELGSPRLN, from the exons ATGCTGGCGATTGGTATTGGGAGCCCTACAACCATTATGCGTAACGGCACTAATTGCAATGTTTTGCTCAAAGAGCTTCAG CAAATATGGAATGACATTGGTGAGAGTGAAGCAGAAAAAGACCGCATGCTGCTGGAGTTGGAGAGGGAATGCTTAGAAGTGTACAGGAGAAAGGTTGAGGAGGCTGCCAATGCCAAGGCACGCCTCCATCATTCTGTTGCAGCCAAAGAAGCTGAGCTTGCAACTCTCATGGCTGCTCTTGGGGAGCTAAATCTTCATTCACCG ATTCAGGCAGAGAGGTCGGCATCGTTGAAAGAAAAACTTGCATCTGTCACACCGCTGGTAGAGGAActgaaaatgaagaaagaagaaCGAATGAAGCAATTTGCAGATACAAAGGCACAAATTGAAAAGATCAGTGGTGAGATTTCTGGATACAATCATTTCAACAATGGCATGATCAGGACATTAGAGCTGGATGAGCAGGACTTTTCACAAAGAAAGCTCACTGAATATCAAACACATCTTCACACTCTTCAAAAGGAGAAG TCTGACCGCCTCCataaagttttggaaaatgtgaatgaAGTGCATTCTCTCTGCGGTGTGCTTGGCTTGGATTTTGGGCAGACTGTGAGTGATGTGCATCCAAGCTTGCATGGGACAAGCATTGAACAGTCCACTAATGTCAGCAATAGCACATTGGAAGGGCTAGAACAGGCCATTGCCAAGttgaaaatagaaaggaaagcTCGAATATTGAAG CTGAAAGATATTGTTGCATCACTGCTTGAACTTTGGAACTTGATGGACTCaccaaaggaagagaagaataGCTTTTCAAGGATTACTTCCATTCTTGGATCATTGGAGACAGAAATTACAGAACCTGGTGTTCTCTCAACAGAGATAATTGAACAG GCATCAGCGGAAGTGCAGAGGCTCACTAAACTGAAAGCAAGCAGAATGAAGGAACTTGTTATGAAAAAGAGATTAGAGTTGGAGGAAATTTGTAGAATGACACATATAGAACCGGATACAAGTACGGCTGCTGAGAAATCGAGTGCACTGATAGATTCTG GTCTTGTGGATCCTTCTGAACTTCTGGCAAATATTGAAGCACAGATTGCCAGAACAAAACAGGAAGCTTTGAGTCGGAAAGAAATAATGGATAGGATCGATCGATGGCTTTCTGCCTGTGAAGAGGAAAATTGGCTCGAGGACTATAATCAA GATGAGAACCGTTACAATGCAGGGAGGGGTGCTCACATTAATCTTAAACGTGCAGAACGAGCTCGAGTTGCCGTAAACAAAATTCCAG CTATGGTTGAGAATCTGATACATAAAACTCTAGCCTgggaagatgaaaaaaatatgttttttctttatgacGGG GTACGATTGGTGTCGATACTGGAGGAATACAAACTCACCAGGCAGCAGaaagaagaggagaagaagagacaCAGA gaCCAGAAGAAGCTCCAAGATCTGCTTCTCACTGAGAAGGAATCCATTTATGGGTCTAAACCTAGTCCGAGAAAAAGTAACAGCTTTAGAAAGCCAAATGGGTATCGTGCAAATGGAAATGGATCCATGACTCCAACACCTCGTCGTAACTCTGTTGGCAGTGGAACTCCAGAGCTTCTCACCCCCAGATCCTACTCAGGGCGGcaaaatggatattttaaggAAATGAGAAGGTTGTCTACCGCACCACTGAATTTTGTTGCGCTATCGAAAGAAGACACGATGTCTTATGCATCTGTTTGTGGCTCTGAGTTAGGGTCCCCTCGGTTAAATTGA